Sequence from the Clostridium saccharobutylicum DSM 13864 genome:
TTGTGTAGATGATAAGGATATTGAATCATTCAAGAAAATTAGCGAAAAAGGTGTTGAATTAGAATTAAGAAAATTAGCACAAGATTCTAAGGTTGATTTAATTGATAAACTTAAAAGTTTAAATCTTATCTAAACTATTTAATGTTTAGATTAAATTATAAGTATATGAATATAATTTTTTATTTAATAAAAATGTAGAATAGACTATAAGTTGATTCTACATTGCAAATAATATATTACGTTATTATTATATATATTTTGTTAAAGAAGAAAGAGGGGAATTACAAATGAGCACTTTACAATTAATTTTATTAATAATAGTTGCAGCAATTGCTGGTATGGGTAGTGTACTTGATGAAGCACAATTCCATAGACCATTAGTTGCGTGCACACTAGTAGGACTCGTATTAGGTGATCTTCAAACCGGAATTATATTAGGTGGAACTCTTGAAATGCTAGCACTTGGTTGGATGAATGTTGGTGCCGCTATGGCACCAGATGCAGCACTTGCAAGTGTAATTTCAGCAGTATTAGTAATAGTTGGAAAGCAATCAATAGGTGCAGGTATAGCGGTTGCAATTCCAATTGCCGCAGCAGGACAAGTACTTACTATATTTGTAAGAACAATAACAGTATTCTTTCAACATTTGGCTGATAAGTGTGCAGAAAATGCAAATACAACAGGAATAGAAATATGCCATATTGCGGGACTTGCACTTCAAGGTATTCGTGTTGCTGTGCCAGCTGCAATAGTAGGAGTATTAGCGGGTACTGATGCTGTAAATGCAATGCTTGCAGCTATTCCAGAAGTTATAACAAAGGGGTTACAAGTATCAGGAGGATTCATAGTTGTAGTTGGATATGCAATGGTAATTAATATGATGAATAGTAAAGCTTTAATGCCATTTTTCTTCATAGGATTCTTATTAGCAGCATTTACTAACTTCAATTTAATTGGTTTCGGTGCAGTAGGTGTTATTGCAGCAATATTCCATATCAAATCAATTGCTAATCAAGGTCAAGCTGTAGCAGCAGTTGCAACTGGCGGCGTTGATGATGTAGATGATTCAGAATTACTATAGCTTAGTTGAGGGAGGTTCTAACGATGAGTGAAAAAAAATTAAATAAAAGTGATATAATAAAAATGTTTATTCGTTCAAATTTTTTATTGGGATCATATAACTTTGAAAGAATGCAAGCAATAGGATTTTGTGTAACATTAATCCCTGCATTAAAGAAGCTATATAAGGGTGATGAATTGAGTGCTGCGTTAAAAAGACATTTAGAATTCTTTAATACTCAACCTTTCGTTGCAACTCCAATTATGGGAATAACTGCAGCCATGGAAGAACAAAGAGCTAATGGTGCTCCTATTGATGAATCATCAATTAGTGGTGTTAAGGTTGGATTAATGGGACCTTTAGCGGGTGTTGGAGATCCAATATTTTGGGGAACTGTAAGGCCTGTACTTGCAGCATTAGGAGCCGGACTTGCATTAAGCGGAAGTATTATTGGACCGTTAATATTCTTCTTAGGATTCAATGTTATAAGACTTGCAACAAATTGGTATGGAATGTTTTATGGATATGAAAAAGGAACTCAATTAGTTTCTGATATGGCTGGAAATAAATTAAGATATCTTACAGAAGGATCTTCAGTTCTAGGTCTATTAGTTATAGGTGGACTTGTATCAAAATGGACTACAGTTAACATTCCGTTTGTTCTTTCTCAATATACAAAAAGTGATGGAACGCAAGTTACTACAACAATTCAAAGTGTATTAGATAGTTTGATGCCAGGTTTAGTACCACTTCTATTAACTTTCTTATGCATGTATTTATTAAAGAAAAAGGTCAATCCATTACTAATTATATTTGGATTATTTGTAGTAGGAATTATAGGAACTGCTTTAGGCGTATTAGCATAGATTTTTATAAAATAACATTCAAATCTCTATTTATAGGGATTTGAATGTTATTTTTTGATTTCATAATTTTAATTATTTATATAAAATCCAATAAATTTTATCATATTTTATATTTTAGTAGAAATTCACATGTTATAATATTACCTGAAAAGTAAACAATTATATTATTTTTATAGAATATGTATGAAATTTT
This genomic interval carries:
- a CDS encoding PTS mannose/fructose/sorbose transporter subunit IIC; this translates as MSTLQLILLIIVAAIAGMGSVLDEAQFHRPLVACTLVGLVLGDLQTGIILGGTLEMLALGWMNVGAAMAPDAALASVISAVLVIVGKQSIGAGIAVAIPIAAAGQVLTIFVRTITVFFQHLADKCAENANTTGIEICHIAGLALQGIRVAVPAAIVGVLAGTDAVNAMLAAIPEVITKGLQVSGGFIVVVGYAMVINMMNSKALMPFFFIGFLLAAFTNFNLIGFGAVGVIAAIFHIKSIANQGQAVAAVATGGVDDVDDSELL
- the manZ gene encoding PTS mannose transporter subunit IID — its product is MSEKKLNKSDIIKMFIRSNFLLGSYNFERMQAIGFCVTLIPALKKLYKGDELSAALKRHLEFFNTQPFVATPIMGITAAMEEQRANGAPIDESSISGVKVGLMGPLAGVGDPIFWGTVRPVLAALGAGLALSGSIIGPLIFFLGFNVIRLATNWYGMFYGYEKGTQLVSDMAGNKLRYLTEGSSVLGLLVIGGLVSKWTTVNIPFVLSQYTKSDGTQVTTTIQSVLDSLMPGLVPLLLTFLCMYLLKKKVNPLLIIFGLFVVGIIGTALGVLA